A window from Opisthocomus hoazin isolate bOpiHoa1 chromosome 29, bOpiHoa1.hap1, whole genome shotgun sequence encodes these proteins:
- the LOC142364813 gene encoding uncharacterized protein LOC142364813 produces the protein MMLRPVGWTRLGGGDACPGAIGSPTSPPRSPSDPAAACRVVRRGRTWLPSSVCPELLHIISFLTLPALLRRGQTCRCLHEGCDSEAACTSSAPLSAPPPPAPAPARGPPSSALLRRAWSPPSPGMGSVRLQRTHPWVSQGTRGDPAWTRGVTALQPLVQARGTCGHRPVDSYYGMSRVVGGTDAQLGAWPWIVSIQKPIIGGMAHVCGGSLISPQWVLTAAHCFITPG, from the exons atgatgctgaggccggtggggtggacaaggctgggtgggggtgatgcttgccctggggccatcggctcccccacatcccctccgcgcagccccagcgaccccgcagcagcctgcagggtggtgaggaggggcaggacgtggctgccgtccagcgtctgccctgag ctcctgcacatcatctccttcctgacgctgcccgccctgctgagacggggccagacctgccgctgcctccacgagggctgcgacagcgaggctgcctgcacctcctctgcaccgctctctgccccgccgccgccagcgcccgcccctgcaagagggccaccatcctcagct ctcctccggcgtgcgtggagccctccgtcaccaggcatgggaagtgtgcggctccagcgtacgcacccgtgggtgtcccagggcacacgtggagatcccgcctggacccggggagtgacagctctgcagccgctcgttcaggcgag agggacctgcgggcaccggcccgtggattcttactacggcatgtcacgcgtcgtgggtggcaccgatgcccagctaggggcctggccctggatcgtcagcatccagaagcccatcataggaggcatggcgcatgtctgcggagggtctctcatcagcccacagtgggtgctgacagcagcccactgcttcatcacgcccgggtaa